Proteins from a genomic interval of Rhipicephalus microplus isolate Deutch F79 chromosome 6, USDA_Rmic, whole genome shotgun sequence:
- the LOC119182159 gene encoding uncharacterized protein LOC119182159, translated as MKPTMNFHYLFLALTFTAVSSAMAVVSSEYEIIGPEKYYPVFAGFEISGSNVSGFHKLHQYGPVMPYCRNGTRLVQVDFINFGDVLIATPWKHCSGHQGTFSLRSTLSRFTVQFHVGLSNEDGEKKLSYNGFTIPVTTENIQADVDGAGRNVNVFAGVSAMMFPEVIKEMWNQQFYYPLSEVIHRGLS; from the exons ATGAAACCCACCATGAATTTTCATTATCTGTTCTTGGCACTCACCTTCACCGCTGTGTCGTCCGCAATGGCAGTTGTCTCTTCAG AATACGAGATAATTGGCCCCGAAAAGTACTACCCAGTTTTCGCTGGATTTGAGATAAGTGGATCCAACGTGAGTGGGTTCCACAAGCTGCACCAGTATGGACCCGTGATGCCCTACTGCCGGAACGGCACCCGCCTGGTTCAAGTGGACTTCATTAACTTTGGTGACGTCTTGATCGCAACACCCTGGAAGCACTGTTCTGGACATCAAGGCACATTTAGCCTGCGCTCAACGCTATCTCGTTTCACGGTGCAGTTCCACGTGGGCCTAAGCAACGAAGATGGAGAGAAGAAACTTTCTTACAACGGATTCACTATTCCCGTGACAACTGAGAACATTCAGGCGGATGTTGATGGGGCTGGACGGAACGTAAATGTGTTTGCCGGAGTTTCGGCAATGATGTTTCCCGAAGTGATAAAGGAAATGTGGAATCAACAGTTTTACTACCCGTTGAGCGAAGTTATACACAGAGGTCTTAGTTAG